One region of Purpureocillium takamizusanense chromosome 4, complete sequence genomic DNA includes:
- a CDS encoding uncharacterized protein (COG:S~EggNog:ENOG503NY59) has protein sequence MQRHHASSPPPPPSSPTAAVSSSSPANPYLSPTRSVQHKERRVPSVTPRRFRRFFTPRSLYHTSGARTALGVMNSAAVNSQLQSPVSPSGELLSSDPICPSSPTERLGIMDDQDSEKRKRHGQEGRQIKRRRGITFADPLQPPALLRVDTENLPRYAASELQRAWSEERLPLSERRKATLSQFFKASRRGVSSPHEKLLPPSQDVVAGEEKSSTLPDLYQPQPIRKLRNRGFEAQLLDRAHGFASHHGRHLLSTPACDPRTQTAAFYSDSTDVHHCTPIDGQGNCIPFSLASCHNSAITAIGDEQGYVRMFKASKVSTDEDKLASTIKAHDNAIMDLDFSSDDTRLATACGDRSGRIVDVPTGTVAVELGGGHWDSLRQISFQPGKDNGAVLASSDRAGRVQIWDLRCSSLPAQSFSTNSVFQDRDTGLDPFAARTVNTIDNAHERTVQGTTSAASVTAMAWLPGGREHLLLTASEANASIKLWDTRYIRPRRQAEETPLAATPQPANHAWRSYGITSLALGGDASRLYAVCKDSTVYAYSTAHLILGHAPELLDNAYRRRPAGVEGLGPLYGFKHDMFRVSSFYVKCAVRPARDGMAELLAVGGSDNCAVLFPTDERYMRSTWSQREHMPRDTLISSSFSAGAATTPSQSFTSSSFLTPSGPHPSSSPLPIFRGGTPLVRGHGREVTTVSWAAQGAALVTASDDYIVRNWQEDDGRARHLRTVGEFGGERFLSGWADVGAADWDEDEC, from the exons ATGCAGCGCCATCAtgcctcttctcctccgccaccgccctccAGCCCAACGGCTGCGgtctcgtcttcgtcacccGCCAACCCTTACCTCTCGCCCACGCGGTCGGTGCAGCACAAGGAGAGGCGCGTTCCCTCCGTCACGCCGAGGCGATTCAGACGCTTCTTTACTCCGCGCTCGCTTTACCACACCTCCGGGGCTCGCACCGCGCTCGGAGTTATGAATTCTGCCGCCGTTAATAGCCAGTTGCAGTCGCCCGTGTCTCCATCCGGAGAACTGCTCAGCTCGGACCCCATCTGCCCTTCATCACCCACCGAGCGACTTGGTATCATGGACGATCAAGACTCGGAGAAGCGGAAGCGGCACGGTCAAGAAGGACGGCAAATCAAAAGGAGAAGGGGCATTACCTTTGCCGACCCTCTGCAGCCACCCGCCCTGCTGCGTGTTGATACCGAGAACCTACCCCGATATGCAGCATCCGAGCTCCAGCGCGCGTGGTCCGAGGAGCGTCTGCCTCTGAGTGAGAGACGCAAGGCCACGCTG AGTCAGTTTTTCAAAGCTAGTCGCAGAGGCGTCTCCAGCCCGCACGAGAAGCTCCTCCCTCCCAGCCAAGATGTTGTCGCTGGAGAGGAAAAGTCCTCCACT CTACCGGACTTGTACCAACCGCAGCCTATTCGGAAACTTCGCAATCGCGGCTTCGAGgcccagctcctcgatcGCGCGCACGGCTTTGCCtcacaccatggccgccacctGCTCAGCACACCAGCATGCGATCCGCGGACTCAGACAGCCGCCTTTTATAGCGACAGCACCGACGTCCACCACTGCACACCCATAGACGGACAGGGAAACTGCATCCCCTTTAGCCTGGCGAGCTGCCACAACTCTGCTATTACGGCCATCGGCGATGAACAGGGCTATGTCCGGATGTTCAAGGCGTCCAAGGTATCCACCGATGAGGACAAGCTCGCCTCGACCATCAAGGCCCACGACAACGCCATCATGGACCTCGACTTCTCCAGCGACGACACCCGCCTGGCAACCGCGTGTGGCGACCGCTCCGGCAGGATCGTTGACGTACCGACTGGCACGGTCGCTGtggagctcggcggcggccactgGGACTCGCTGCGCCAGATCTCCTTTCAGCCCGGTAAGGACAAtggcgccgtgctcgcctCGTCGGACAGGGCCGGTCGCGTGCAGATCTGGGACCTACGGTGCTCGTCACTGCCGGCACAGTCCTTCTCAACGAACAGCGTCTTTCAGGACCGCGATACGGGGCTCGACCCCTTCGCCGCGCGAACCGTCAACACCATCGACAACGCCCACGAGCGCACCGTTCAGGgcaccacgtcggcggcttccgtcaccgccatggcctggctacccggcggccgcgagcacCTCCTCCTGACCGCCTCCGAGGCCAATGCCTCCATCAAGCTCTGGGACACGCGTTACATCAGGCCCCGCCGGCAAGCTGAGGAGACGCCACTGGCGGCCACGCCCCAGCCGGCCAACCACGCCTGGCGCTCCTATGGCATCACATcactcgccctcggcggcgacgcctcccGTCTCTACGCCGTCTGCAAGGACAGCACCGTCTACGCCTACTCCACCGCCCATctcatcctcggccacgCCCCCGAGCTCCTTGACAACGCctatcgtcgtcgccccgccggcgtcgagggcctcggtCCCCTCTACGGCTTCAAGCACGACATGTTCCGCGTCTCCTCCTTCTACGTCAAGTGCGCCGTCCGCCCAgcccgcgacggcatggctgagctgctcgccgtgggAGGCTCCGATAACTGCGCTGTGCTCTTCCCCACGGACGAGCGGTACATGCGATCGACCTGGTCCCAGCGGGAGCACATGCCCCGCGACACCCTTATCTCGTCCTCcttcagcgccggcgccgccacgacgccctcgcaGTCCTtcacctcgtcctccttccTCACGCCCTCTGGTCCGCacccgtcctcctccccactACCCATCTTCCGCGGCGGGACCCCGCTCGtccgcggccacggccgggAGGTCACCACCGTGTCGTGGGCCGCCCAgggcgcggccctcgtcaccgcctcgGACGACTACATCGTGCGCAACTGGCAGGAGGACGACggtcgcgcgcgccacctCCGCACCGTGGGCGAGTTTGGCGGCGAGAGGTTCCTGTCTGGCTgggccgacgtcggcgccgccgactgggacgaggacgaatGTTGA
- a CDS encoding uncharacterized protein (TransMembrane:2 (i270-289o595-614i)~EggNog:ENOG503P25T~COG:P) yields MGTESCTYNYIFQVTQLSLRAQKHSHHLTLAPNIPYVSPPRRRSMSNTSGGSMPSRHAAMAAPVVVHLDSFRPDRPLAESIALATRSVHARLNKLIVSRLPLALPPRASDPVAFLTGLLHIAPIYTTFEEQWSAILDAPPPPTPPSSSSRSSAADSRDNSLPDGCHPEVAPLLYTGGSHPLPREHDDDDEKDEASPKLHKPRACGRMYSMLQHLHLPGLMRSERLRADIQTMTSWPEHVVEEQLRQVRSMGYLAEFVSHIKRAIANKPHVLVAYAYIMFMALFAGGRFIRASLESAGEPFWAVEPSPARPTMRASERRKWATTKSTSESRAHDLKDDSYREEEKEEDTSDKARPTSRHNNMPLHFFHFDTPVDGEDLKREFKQRLVDSEEMLTPQEKRDIVQEAVCIFENVTLVVLQLDSLFPDHEGSSNGGDASSRRESSLHSLASLLRGPLANRFRDSVVVTKERKERSSSKRSSGHEESNCPIVANPKLSEKSSAASMDGTAAVVPQSQPSPPSLPQDDHNCEHNAYKQHPNVISDTADVELCPAFAKSMRFDGTLELPARSSRDDTSLAPAAEDLPETLRMACKQLSESRMAHWVVVVAFGVIFLGAMVASQRAVKVEIRP; encoded by the coding sequence ATGGGAACTGAATCCTGCAcctataattatatattcCAGGTCACACAACTTTCCCTACGAGCGCAAAAGCATAGTCATCATCTCACCCTGGCGCCCAACATCCCATACGTctctccgccacggcgccggaGCATGAGCAACACCTCGGGTGGCTCCATGCCCTCCCGgcacgccgccatggccgcccccgtcgtcgtccacctcgacTCGTTCCGCCCCgaccgcccgctcgccgagTCCATCGCTCTCGCCACACGCTCCGTCCACGCCCGGCTTAACAAGCTCATCGTCTcccgcctgcccctcgccctgcccCCGCGCGCCTCCGACCCGGTCGCCTTCCTCACCGGCCTCCTGCACATTGCGCCCATCTACACCACCTTTGAGGAACAATGGagcgccatcctcgacgcaccccctcctcctactccgccgtcatcgtcgtctcggtCCTCCGCGGCGGATTCGCGAGACAACAGCCTCCCGGACGGATGCCATCCCGAGGTGGCGCCACTGCTCTACACGGGTGGTAGCCACCCACTGCCCAGAGagcacgatgacgacgacgaaaaggACGAGGCGTCGCCAAAGCTGCACAAGCCGCGGGCCTGTGGGCGGATGTACTCGAtgctgcagcacctgcacCTCCCCGGGCTGATGCGCTCTGAGCGGCTCCGCGCTGACATCCAGACTATGACGTCGTGGCccgagcacgtcgtcgaggaacaGCTCCGGCAGGTCAGGAGCATGGGCTACCTCGCCGAGTTCGTCAGCCACATCaagcgcgccatcgccaacaagccgCACGTGCTCGTCGCCTATGCCTATATCATGTTCATGGCGCTGTtcgccggcgggcggttCATCAGGGCGTCGCTCgagtcggcgggcgagccgttctgggccgtcgagccgtctcccgcgaggccgacgatgcgggcCTCGGAAAGGCGCAAATGGGCAACAACAAAATCAACATCAGAGAGCAGAGCTCACGATCTGAAAGACGATTCGTACcgtgaggaggagaaggaggaggataCATCAGACAAGGCCCGCCCCACGTCGCGGCACAACAACATGCCCCTGCACTTCTTCCACTTCGACAcacccgtcgacggcgaggacttGAAGCGCGAGTTCAAGCAGCGACTGGTGGACTCGGAGGAGATGCTCACGCCCCAGGAGAAGCGCGACATTGTGCAGGAGGCGGTGTGCATCTTTGAGAATGTCACGCTCGTGGTGCTACAGCTGGACTCGCTCTTCCCGGACCACGAGGGCAGTAGTAATGGTGGCGATGCTTCGTCCCGGCGAGAGAGCTCGCTGCATTCGCTCGCCAGCCTCCTCAGGGGCCCCTTGGCGAACCGCTTCCGcgacagcgtcgtcgtcaccaaggAGCGCAAAGAGCGGAGCTCGTCCAAGAGGTCCTCGGGCCACGAGGAGAGCAACTGCCCCATCGTTGCGAACCCAAAGCTGTCGGAAAAGTCGAGCGCGGCCTCCATGGatggcaccgccgccgtggtaCCCCAGTCGCaaccgtcaccaccatcgtTGCCGCAGGACGACCACAACTGCGAGCACAACGCCTACAAACAACACCCCAATGTCATCAGTGACACTGCGGACGTGGAGCTGTGTCCCGCCTTTGCCAAGTCTATGAGATTCGACGGGACGCTCGAGCTGCCCGCGCGTAGCAGCCGCGACGATACGTCGctcgccccggccgccgaagACCTCCCAGAGACGCTTAGGATGGCGTGTAAGCAGCTCTCCGAGTCCCGGATGGCGCActgggtcgtcgtcgtggcgttTGGGGTtatcttcctcggcgccatggtggccagccagcgggcCGTCAAGGTTGAGATTCGGCCCTGA
- a CDS encoding uncharacterized protein (BUSCO:EOG09263M8W~COG:E~COG:G~TransMembrane:10 (i71-94o106-126i198-216o222-246i253-272o292-314i326-350o362-385i392-413o419-435i)~EggNog:ENOG503NXNP), with protein MASPGSRRLSEATAAEVDALPSAPGGRRRLSAAAADLAASTGCSMLVRVPTAEKGGFRASIGLAGIARRTLGICLLLVTVFLWTLSNFLASFIFSDHTYDKPFFLVYVNTSIFAVSLIPMFIKYMLHHGVRGFRHDAVHMWHSYRNKTSQHTKLPTDDVVDDGDEDDENTIGERLLVDDEGGLEPARQQDEKLGFQETAVLSLEFCMLWFLANYFASACLEYTSVASVTILTSTSSVWTLIFCALFRVESFSIRKLVGVMASLVGIVLISTVDLTGGSDENRGSFPHKTPGQIAIGDSMAFLSAVIYGMYVTVMKRRVGNEDKVDMQLFFGLVGVFNLAFLWPLFFVLHWTGLEPFEMPPTGQVWVIIIVNSLSSFISDISWAFAMLLTTPLVVTVGLSLTIPLSLVGEMIQYGQYSSFVYWIGAAVVFVSFVFVNKESHEDGEGERPAGEGRQASAAVV; from the exons atggcctcgccggGATCCAGGCGCCTCAGcgaggccaccgccgccgaggtggacgCCCTGCCCAGCGCTCCgggggggcgacggcgtctctccgctgccgccgccgacctcgccgcgtcgacgggctgctcCATGCTCGTGCGCGTCCCGACCGCCGAGAAGGGAGGCTTCCGCGCCAGCATCGGCCTGGCGGGCATCGCGAGACGAACGCTGGGTATCTGCCTGCTCTTGGTTACTGTGTTTCTGTGGACTTTGTCGAATTTCCTGGCCAGC TTTATATTCTCCGACCACACCTACGACAAACCGTTTTTCCTCGTCTACGTCAACACGTCCATTTTCGCCGTGTCCTTGATTCCAATGTTTATAAAGTACATGCTCCATCATGGCGTACGTGGTTTCCGGCACGATGCGGTGCACATGTGGCACAGCTATAGAAACAAGACATCACAACACACCAAGCTGCCGAccgacgatgtcgtcgacgacggtgacgaggatgacgagaATACCATCGGCgagcggctgctggtggaTGATGAGGGGGGCCTGGAgcccgcccggcagcagGACGAGAAGCTGGGCTTCCAAGAGACGGCGGTGCTGAGCCTGGAGTTTTGCATGCTGTGGTTCCTGGCAAACTACTTTGCGTCTGCGTGTCTCGAGTACACGAGCGTCGCGAGCGTCACCATTctgacgtcgacgagcagcgtctgGACGCTCATCTTCTGCGCGCTGTTCCGGGTGGAGTCCTTCTCCATTCGCAaactcgtcggcgtcatggcgtcgctcgtcggcatcgtcctcatctCGACGGTGGATCTGACCGGGGGCAGCGACGAGAACAGGGGGTCATTCCCGCACAAGACACCTGGTCAGATCGCCATTGGCGACTCGATGGCGTTTCTCAGCGCCGTCATTTACGGCATGTATGTGACAGTGATGAAGCGGCGCGTGGGCAACGAGGACAAGGTGGACATGCAGCTGTTCTTTGGCCTGGTCGGCGTCTTCAACCTGGCCTTTCTGTGGCCGCTCTTCTTTGTCCTACACTGGACGGGCCTCGAGCCG TTTGAGATGCCGCCGACCGGCCAGGTGTGGGTCATCATCATT GTCAACTCTCTGTCGTCCTTTATTAGCGACATCTCGTGGGCGTTTGCGATGCTGCTGACGACGCCCCTCGTGGTGACGGTGGGCCTGTCGCTGACGATACCCCTGTCCCTGGTGGGCGAGATGATTCAGTACGGCCAATACTCGAGCTTTGTGTACTGGatcggcgcggccgtcgtgttCGTGTCGTTTGTATTTGTCAACAAGGAGAGCcacgaggacggcgaaggcgagcggcccgcgggcgaggggaggcaggcgtcggccgccgtggtATAG
- a CDS encoding uncharacterized protein (COG:E~COG:G~TransMembrane:7 (i79-97o103-127i134-153o173-195i207-226o286-313i325-341o)~EggNog:ENOG503NXNP), with protein sequence MFIKYMLHHGVRGFRHDAVHMWHSYRNKTSQHTKLPTDDVVDDGDEDDENTIGERLLVDDEGGLEPARQQDEKLGFQETAVLSLEFCMLWFLANYFASACLEYTSVASVTILTSTSSVWTLIFCALFRVESFSIRKLVGVMASLVGIVLISTVDLTGGSDENRGSFPHKTPGQIAIGDSMAFLSAVIYGMYVTVMKRRVGNEDKVDMQLFFGLVGVFNLAFLWPLFFVLHWTGLEPVCWPARAPRCTRRSCPSGLLLTRCQFEMPPTGQVWVIIIVNSLSSFISDISWAFAMLLTTPLVVTVGLSLTIPLSLVGEMIQYGQYSSFVYWIGAAVVFVSFVFVNKESHEDGEGERPAGEGRQASAAVV encoded by the exons ATGTTTATAAAGTACATGCTCCATCATGGCGTACGTGGTTTCCGGCACGATGCGGTGCACATGTGGCACAGCTATAGAAACAAGACATCACAACACACCAAGCTGCCGAccgacgatgtcgtcgacgacggtgacgaggatgacgagaATACCATCGGCgagcggctgctggtggaTGATGAGGGGGGCCTGGAgcccgcccggcagcagGACGAGAAGCTGGGCTTCCAAGAGACGGCGGTGCTGAGCCTGGAGTTTTGCATGCTGTGGTTCCTGGCAAACTACTTTGCGTCTGCGTGTCTCGAGTACACGAGCGTCGCGAGCGTCACCATTctgacgtcgacgagcagcgtctgGACGCTCATCTTCTGCGCGCTGTTCCGGGTGGAGTCCTTCTCCATTCGCAaactcgtcggcgtcatggcgtcgctcgtcggcatcgtcctcatctCGACGGTGGATCTGACCGGGGGCAGCGACGAGAACAGGGGGTCATTCCCGCACAAGACACCTGGTCAGATCGCCATTGGCGACTCGATGGCGTTTCTCAGCGCCGTCATTTACGGCATGTATGTGACAGTGATGAAGCGGCGCGTGGGCAACGAGGACAAGGTGGACATGCAGCTGTTCTTTGGCCTGGTCGGCGTCTTCAACCTGGCCTTTCTGTGGCCGCTCTTCTTTGTCCTACACTGGACGGGCCTCGAGCCGGTATgttggcccgcccgcgccccgcgtTGCACGCGCCGGTCTTGCCCGAGCGGGTTGTTGCTGACTCGCTGCCAGTTTGAGATGCCGCCGACCGGCCAGGTGTGGGTCATCATCATT GTCAACTCTCTGTCGTCCTTTATTAGCGACATCTCGTGGGCGTTTGCGATGCTGCTGACGACGCCCCTCGTGGTGACGGTGGGCCTGTCGCTGACGATACCCCTGTCCCTGGTGGGCGAGATGATTCAGTACGGCCAATACTCGAGCTTTGTGTACTGGatcggcgcggccgtcgtgttCGTGTCGTTTGTATTTGTCAACAAGGAGAGCcacgaggacggcgaaggcgagcggcccgcgggcgaggggaggcaggcgtcggccgccgtggtATAG
- a CDS encoding uncharacterized protein (COG:S~EggNog:ENOG503NWFB) — MASSQGLRIGFVPEHFSTPLHFAQEHYGLDATLIPFPSGTGHMVTALRAGDIDVGIGLTEGWIAGLGKEGVQGDDGGYRLVGTYVETPLCWAISTGADRPDITSVDALKGGRIGVSRIGSGSYVMGFVLADKQGWLAQNQQQQPFSETVVLNTFDKLRGAVNAGEADFFMWEHFTSKKYYDAGEIRRVGDIYTPWSSWKIVASTKLVPPPGRAAGSAGSAAGEADARVRDLFEKLDAGVRHFNDNPEEAVRYISTSLDYSEADAREWLKTVRFPQRTEGVKPEVVADCVSILRKAGVLVDGKGMEPEAMVAQL; from the exons ATGGCCTCCTCGCAGGGCCTCCGCATCGGCTTCGTGCCCGAGCACTTCTCCACGCCGCTCCACTTCGCCCAGGAGCACTATGGCCTCGACGCGACGCTCATCCCCTTCCCCTCGGGCACCGGGCACATGGTcacggcgctgcgggcgggcgacatagacgtcggcatcggcctgACAGAGGGCTGGATTGCCGGGCTCGGCAAGGAAGGCGtccaaggcgacgacggggggtACCGCCTCGTCGGGACCTACGTCGAGACCCCGCTGT GCTGGGCCATCTCCACGGGCGCCGACCGCCCGGACATCACCTCGGTGGACGCCCTCAAGGGCGGCAGGATTGGCGTCTCGCGCATCGGGTCCGGCAGCTACGTCATGGGCTTTGTGCTCGCCGACAagcagggctggctggcgcagaatcagcagcagcagcccttTTCCGAGACGGTGGTGCTCAACACATTTGACAAGCTGCGCGGGGCGGTCaacgcgggcgaggccgacttCTTCATGTGGGAGCACTTTACGTCCAAGAAGTACTacgacgcgggcgagatCCGCCGCGTGGGAGACATATATACGCCCTGGAGCAGCTGGAAGATTGTCGCCTCGACCAAGCTGGTGCCGCCTCCCGGCCGTGCCGCTGGATCTgccgggtcggcggccggtGAAGCTGACGCGCGCGTTCGGGACCTtttcgagaagctcgacgcTGGCGTGCGGCACTTCAACGACAAccccgaggaggcggtgcggTACATCTCGACGAGCCTGGACTACTCCGAAGCGGACGCGCGCGAGTGGCTCAAGACGGTGCGCTTCCCGCAGAGGACCGAGGGCGTTAAGCCCGAGGTCGTGGCCGACTGTGTGTCCATCCTGCGAaaggcgggcgtgctggtCGACGGTAAAGGGATGGAGCCCGAAGCCATGGTGGCCCAGCTGTAG
- a CDS encoding uncharacterized protein (SECRETED:SignalP(1-20~SECRETED:cutsite=TMA-LP~SECRETED:prob=0.7148)): MQLSRSLVVIVGVLGPLTMALPGLPGFSKKKTPCTINELVKCSTDVGSLGSTDVSGTSAPQTSEDCVPSVSDMILNCGNLAAGTAMGGSAMCGSCQGYRFVPNEKIQGSKYCRRCVCRE, from the coding sequence ATGCAGCTGTCTCGCTCCCTCGTGGTCATCGtgggcgtcctcggcccccTCACCATGGCCCTCCCGGGCTTGCCGGGCTTCTCGAAGAAGAAGACTCCTTGTACCATCAACGAACTCGTGAAGTGCAGTACCGACGTGGGGTCATTGGGCTCCACGGACGTCTCTGGAACTTCCGCACCTCAAACTTCCGAAGATTGCGTTCCGAGCGTCTCTGACATGATTCTCAACTGTGGCAACCTCGCGGCGGGTACCGCCATGGGCGGATCGGCCATGTGCGGCTCCTGCCAGGGGTATAGGTTCGTCCCTAATGAGAAGATCCAGGGGTCTAAGTACTGCCGGCGATGCGTTTGCCGTGAGTAG
- a CDS encoding Chitinase (EggNog:ENOG503PAGM~CAZy:GH18~COG:G): MVSTAANRAAFISSLAAFMETYGFQGADIDWEYPSEPARGGRAGDAANFVLLVKELRAAFKPEVGISVALAPDYWYLRGFRPKEMEPYVDFFGFMSYDLHGPWDSYVGALGSIVRPQTDITDVKKDLLPLVYDGVDFGKINLGLAYYGRTYTLSDPECGDVGCQFVSGKGGASGRCTNSSGILSLMEIRRLIASEGAKPYLNSTAMVKYFTYGGGSNWVGYDDHETLEMKRAFAEESCLGGTMIWSVDFDTETESKRKCAT, from the coding sequence ATGGTATCAACGGCAGCGAATCGAGCGGCCTTCATTTCTTCGCTCGCCGCTTTCATGGAGACGTACGGCTTCCAAGGTGCGGACATTGACTGGGAATACCCGTCTGAGcccgctcgcggcggccgggcaggaGACGCCGCTAATTTCGTGCTCCTTGTCAAGGAGCTGAGAGCTGCTTTCAAACCCGAGGTCGGCATCAGCGTCGCACTGGCGCCAGACTACTGGTACCTTCGTGGCTTCCGACCCAAGGAAATGGAACCTTATGTCGACTTTTTTGGGTTCATGTCGTACGACCTCCACGGCCCCTGGGACTCATACGTCGGAGCCCTGGGTTCCATCGTCCGACCGCAAACAGATATCACTGATGTTAAAAAGGACCTGCTGCCTCTTGTGTACGACGGCGTGGATTTTGGCAAGATCAACCTTGGGCTGGCATATTATGGCCGCACATATACCCTCTCAGACCCCGAGTGCGGCGACGTGGGCTGCCAATTCGTGTCGGGCAAGGGAGGCGCCAGCGGCCGGTGTACCAATTCGTCTGGGATTTTGTCGTTGATGGAGATTCGTCGACTGATTGCGAGCGAGGGGGCAAAGCCGTACCTCAATTCGACTGCCATGGTAAAGTATTTCAcgtacggcggcgggagcaaCTGGGTCGGGTACGACGACCACGAGACGCTGGAGATGAAGCGGGCGTTTGCGGAGGAGAGCTGTCTCGGTGGCACCATGATTTGGTCTGTCGACTTTGACACTGAGACGGAGTCGAAGCGGAAGTGCGCCACCTGA
- a CDS encoding uncharacterized protein (COG:S~TransMembrane:12 (i49-69o109-130i142-159o171-197i209-232o238-258i302-320o340-358i379-398o404-426i438-461o473-493i)~EggNog:ENOG503Q5DE): MSDVELDTEPPSEEDAPLLDDDYELPDEPLPTRPRIRAKRWQAKTPGTIVLLAATLKFCVTSSGMLLLIPLYRLIEDAVCHAWYQDDGPDIIDEMKCKGDEVQSRLAYLLGWVGLVNAIMTLIVAFPYGILADRIGRKPTALMAYGSVAASFSFAPFLLHGMKKQMRENPYLLMTGSLFILFGGGVPVLLNTLYAMAADVSTEKEKASSFLYLTFGATAGGLIGPLLAGLLMEKYGPWVPIYTVIFITPFMLCVFFFIPETLVQGTGKSKHTYDRPLLEDFKEHLGNGIRDLRRSLDMTRNINIPLVLLTFFFQSARFAAYSSTLAQYISKHFGWKLAETSLLLSPLGVLNLALLAALPKVSQVLMSPRFRFTIFGKDLFLARVSTALIIAGALLEGFSHNVVLFLFGLFIGTFGAADSPLARATVTHYVEPEFTSRLYALIGMVEVLGSFIGGPVLAFFFDQGLRRKGIWMGLPWFYIAFLCSIALTALMFVKPPTKSVRDERGRVGGERVNRAAAESHLHPE, translated from the exons ATGTCCGACGTGGAACTCGACACGGAGCCGCCGTCCGAGGAGGATGCCccgctgctggacgacgactacgagcTTCCCGACGAGCCTCTACCCACGCGCCCGCGCATCAGGGCGAAGCGCTGgcaggccaagacgccggGCACCATTGTGCTCCTCGCGGCGACGCTCAAGTTCTGCGTCACCTCGAGCGGCATGCTCTTGCTCATCCCGCTGTACCGCCTGATCGAGGATGCCGTCTGCCACGCGTGGTACCAGGATGACGGGCCGGATATCATCGACGAGATGAAGTGCAAGGGCGATGAGGTGCAATCGCGACTGGCTTATCTGCTCGGCTGGGTCGGGCTGGTCAATGCCATCATGA CCTTGATCGTCGCATTCCCGTACGGCATTCTCGCAGACCGCATCGGCCGTAAGCCCACCGCGCTCATGGCCTacggcagcgtcgccgcctcgttCAGCTTTGCGCCGTTTTTGCTCCACGGCATGAAGAAGCAGATGCGCGAGAATCCGTATCTCCTCATGACGGGCTCGCTCTTCATCTTGTTTGGCGGTGGCGTCCCTGTGCTGCTCAACACGCTGTacgccatggctgccgaCGTGAGCACGGAGAAGGAAAA AGCGTCGAGCTTCCTCTACCTCACCTTTGGGGCGACCGCCGGTGGCCTGATCGGCCCTCTTCTCGCAGGCCTGCTGATGGAAAAGTACGGCCCCTGGGTGCCCATCTATACCGTCATCTTCATCACGCCCTTTATGCTGtgcgtcttcttcttcatccccgAGACCCTGGTCCAGGGGACGGGCAAGTCAAAACACACATACGAccggccgctgctcgaggatTTCAAGGAACAcctcggcaacggcatccGCGATCTACGAAGGTCGCTCGACATGACCAGGAACATCAACATCCCGCTCGTGCTCCTCACCTTTTTCTTCCAGAGCGCGCGGTTCGCCGCCTACAGCAGCACGCTGGCGCAGTACATCAGCAAGCACTTTGGCTGGAAGCTCGCCGAGACGAGCCTCctgctgtcgccgctcgGCGTGCTCaacctcgccctgctcgcggccctgCCCAAGGTGTCGCAGGTGCTCATGTCGCCGCGCTTCCGCTTCACCATCTTCGGCAAGGACCTGTTCCTGGCGCgggtgtcgacggcgctcatcatcgcgggcgcgctgctcgagggctTCAGCCACAACGTGGTGCTGTTCCTGTTTGGGCTCTTCATCGGCACgtttggcgccgccgacagcccgctcgcgcgcgccaccgTGACGCACTACGTCGAGCCCGAGTTCACGTCGCGCCTGTACGCGCTCATCGGCATGGTGGAGGTGCTGGGCTCCTTCATCGGCGGGCCGGTGCTGGCTTTTTTCTTCGACCAGGGGCTGCGGCGCAAGGGCATCTGGATGGGCCTCCCGTGGTTCTATATCGCGTTCTTGTGTAGCATAGCGCTGACCGCGCTGATGTTTgtgaagccgccgacgaagagtGTCCGCGATGAAAGAGGGCGGGTTGGTGGCGAGCGTGTAAAccgggcagcggcagagaGCCACTTGCACCCGGAATAG